Below is a genomic region from Cupriavidus sp. P-10.
GCCAGGGCGCTGCGCGATCCGGCCACGATCATTGCAGAAATCGAACAGGCGGACCTGCGCGGGATGGGCGGCGCCGGCTTCGCGACGCATCGCAAGTGGACGCCGGTGGCCGCTGCCGCCGATGGCGACAAATACATCATCTGCAATGGCAATGAAGACGAGCCGGGAACCTTCAAGGACCGGTTCCTGCTGGAACATACGCCGCACCAGGTGATAGAGGGCGCGCTGATCGCCGCGGCCGCCACCCGTGCCAACCACGTCGTCCTGTACGTCAATCCGCACCAGCCACTGGCGCTGGACAGGACGCGCCAGGCGGTGCAGCAGTGGCAGGGGCACGCGCAGTTCGCCGAGCTGGCGCAACTGGTCGGCGGGCCGGTATCGCTCAGCGTGGTGCCGAGCTCGGGCTTGTACATCGGTGGCGAGGAGACCGCGGTCATCGCGAGCGTGGAGGGCGGGTTCCCGTTTCCGCGCCGCAAGCCGCCTTTTCCCGCCCAGCACGGGGTGCATGGCGCGCCGACGGTCGTCAACAACACCGAGACGCTGGCCCACGTGCCCGGCATCCTGCGCCACGGAGCGCAGTGGTATCGCAGCCTCGGCACCGGCAATGCGGCGGGCACGAAGCTGTATTCGCTGTCGGGCGACGTGTTGCGGCCCGGGCTGTATGAGCTGCCGATGGGCACGAGCCTGGAGACGCTGGTGTTCGGGCATGGCGGCGGCATGCTCCAGGGCAAGGAATTCAAGGCGGTCTTTACGGGCGGTCCTTCCAATACCCTGCTGACCAAGCGCGACCTCGACGTGGCACTGGACTTCGATTCAGTGCGGCAGCGGCGCTCGCGGTTGGGGACCGGCGCGATGATCGTGGTGTCGGAAGGAACCAGCATCGTCCGCAAGGTGGCCGAGTATGTGAGCTTCTTCGCCCAGGGTTCGTGCGGCCAGTGCCCGCCATGCAAGGGCGGGACCTTCCAGCTGATGCGGCTGCTCAATCGGATCGATACCGGCCGCGGCGTGCGCGCGGACGTGGAAGCGTTGGAAAACCTGTGCCGCATCCTTCCCGGCAGCGGGCGCTGCGGCCTGATCGATGGCGCCGTGACGGTGGTGAACAGCTCCCTGGATCAGTTCCGGGAAGAATACGAGGCGCTTTTGATGGCGTAAGGCCCAGAAGCCGACCCGGCCTGTCTCCTGCGAGTTCCGGAGTGCAGAAAATCTTCACCGCAGCCAGGAGAAATTGCCGGATGAGGCTATACAGCGGAGATTAACGATGACTGATACCGTAAGGATGGAGCGCGACACATTCGGCGAAATCGCCGTGCCCGCCGCGCATTTTTGGGGCGCGCAGACCCAGCGCTCGCTGCAGAACTTCAGCATTTCGACTGAAAAGCAGTCGCCCGAGCTGATCGTTGCTATCGCGTGGATCAAGCGTGCGGCGGCCGAAGTCAACCACGAACTTGGCGTGCTCGACGAGCAGAAGGCACGTGCGATTATCGAGGCGGCCGACGAGATTATCGCTGAGAAACACCCGGACGAGTTTCCGCTTGCGGTCTGGCAGACCGGCTCCGGCACGCAGACCAACATGAACCTGAACGAGGTGATTGCGAACCGCGCGAGCGAGCTCCTTGGCGGGGAGCGCGGCGAAGCGCGCAAGATCCATCCGAACGACGATGTGAATCGTGGCCAGTCGTCTAACGACGTGTTTCCGACCGCTATGCACGTCGCCGCCGCGTACGGGATCGTCCTGCGCCTGCTGCCTGCACTAAAAACGCTGCGTGTGACGCTCGACCAGAAGTCAAAGGCGTTCGCAGACATCGTGAAGATTGGCCGCACGCATCTTCAAGACGCGACGCCACTCACCCTCGGCCAGGAGTTTTCCGGCTACGTCGCTCAGCTCGACCAGGGGATCGCGCATGTCGAATCGGCGCTGCCGCATCTCTATCAGCTCGCGCAGGGGGGCACCGCGGTCGGAACCGGGCTAAACGCTCATCCGCAGTTCGCGGACAAGGTCGCCGCAGTGATCGGTAAGCTAACGGGCCTTCCATTCGTGTCCGCACAGAACAAGTTTGAGGTAATGGCCGCCGCCGACGCACTCGTGTTCGTGCACGGCGCATTAAAGACAGTCGCCGCCAGCATGATGAAGATCGCTAACGACATCCGCTGGCTCGCGAGTGGCCCGCGCTGCGGCCTAGGGGAGCTGTCGATTCCGGAAAACGAGCCGGGCAGTTCGATCATGCCCGGAAAGGTGAACCCTACGCAGTCCGAGGCGGTGACGATGCTGTGCTGCCAGGTATTCGGCAATGACGTCGCGGTGAACTTCGGAGGCGCGAGCGGCAATTTCGAGTTGAATGTGTTTCGGCCGATGATCGCGCACAACGTGCTGCAATCTATCCGCCTGCTCACGGATGGTGCGCAGAGCTTCAACGATCACTGCGCGGTCGGCATTGAGCCAAACCGCGCACGCATCGACATTCTGCTCAACGAGTCGCTCATGTTGGTGACGGCCCTGAATCCTCACATCGGTTACGACAAAGCCGCACAGATCGCTAAGAAGGCGCACAAGGAAGGCACGACGCTGAAAGCGGCCGCACTCACGCTCGGCTATGTGACCGAACAACAGTTCGACGAATGGGTGCGCCCAGCCGACATGGTCGGCAACCCGCTCCGATGAACAACGCTCGAGAAGACCTGCCACGCGAACGCGCGGCAGGCTTTCCCGTGTGGCGTGCTTCCTGCTATTGCGCGCTTTTTCGGTGGCATGCAGGAGCCACTGGATATCGAACGCGTTGAATCGATTGGGGAGCACGTCGTGAGTGTGGCAAATCGGCGAGCAACAGGACAACCCAGGCGCACACCGGATACGCCAATCCTGATTCGCCCCCGTACCGCCATGATTAACAGATGCGTGGTCTGCTCGGCGAGCCAGGTTCGACTAGTGATCAATGACGGAGCAGCTCAGGTTTGATCAAGGCGGTACTCCGCATCTTGTTTCTCCACGACGAACCAGGCTACCTTCTTCTGCACCGCGCGCAGTTGCCCGACGTATGGCCTTGTGTCGTCGGTTCAGCTCAATGCTTACCGAAATCCACCACGGCGTACCACTTGGTGCCACCGGGGTAAAGAAGCCCTACACCGGCGTGAGTGAACTGACAGTCGAGCATAATTGCTTTGTGCGCTGGGCTGTTCATCCACCAGTTGACCGTCGCTGCCTCGCTGGAAGTTGACTCGCTAAAATAGAGGATCTCACCATAGCGCGAGAGGGGCGCGAAGCCGGCACTGGCGATTCGCTGCCCCGGTCTGCTTCCATCCGAACCCGTGTGCCCGTCCGTGTTGGGCTGTAGGTGGGCTTTATTGTCGCGCATATCCACCGCATGTCGATCTGCAGCACTCCGCAACTCACTTGAGCCAAGCACGGCAGGGCATCCCGCAGCGGTCCGCTTTTCGTTGATCAGATCAAGCAGGTTTTTC
It encodes:
- a CDS encoding complex I 51 kDa subunit family protein; this encodes MEHLNQVLLNEDIRVGADLDGWLARGGGEGLARALRDPATIIAEIEQADLRGMGGAGFATHRKWTPVAAAADGDKYIICNGNEDEPGTFKDRFLLEHTPHQVIEGALIAAAATRANHVVLYVNPHQPLALDRTRQAVQQWQGHAQFAELAQLVGGPVSLSVVPSSGLYIGGEETAVIASVEGGFPFPRRKPPFPAQHGVHGAPTVVNNTETLAHVPGILRHGAQWYRSLGTGNAAGTKLYSLSGDVLRPGLYELPMGTSLETLVFGHGGGMLQGKEFKAVFTGGPSNTLLTKRDLDVALDFDSVRQRRSRLGTGAMIVVSEGTSIVRKVAEYVSFFAQGSCGQCPPCKGGTFQLMRLLNRIDTGRGVRADVEALENLCRILPGSGRCGLIDGAVTVVNSSLDQFREEYEALLMA
- the fumC gene encoding class II fumarate hydratase; the protein is MTDTVRMERDTFGEIAVPAAHFWGAQTQRSLQNFSISTEKQSPELIVAIAWIKRAAAEVNHELGVLDEQKARAIIEAADEIIAEKHPDEFPLAVWQTGSGTQTNMNLNEVIANRASELLGGERGEARKIHPNDDVNRGQSSNDVFPTAMHVAAAYGIVLRLLPALKTLRVTLDQKSKAFADIVKIGRTHLQDATPLTLGQEFSGYVAQLDQGIAHVESALPHLYQLAQGGTAVGTGLNAHPQFADKVAAVIGKLTGLPFVSAQNKFEVMAAADALVFVHGALKTVAASMMKIANDIRWLASGPRCGLGELSIPENEPGSSIMPGKVNPTQSEAVTMLCCQVFGNDVAVNFGGASGNFELNVFRPMIAHNVLQSIRLLTDGAQSFNDHCAVGIEPNRARIDILLNESLMLVTALNPHIGYDKAAQIAKKAHKEGTTLKAAALTLGYVTEQQFDEWVRPADMVGNPLR
- a CDS encoding CAP domain-containing protein — protein: MRHTLLASITVVAGLLAFLVSCATGTSSVPGKNLLDLINEKRTAAGCPAVLGSSELRSAADRHAVDMRDNKAHLQPNTDGHTGSDGSRPGQRIASAGFAPLSRYGEILYFSESTSSEAATVNWWMNSPAHKAIMLDCQFTHAGVGLLYPGGTKWYAVVDFGKH